One Deltaproteobacteria bacterium genomic window, ATGAACCTCTACGGACTTTCCGAGTCATCCGGCGCCGTGGTGCTTAGCCCCTGGGAAAGCGATTTTGAAACGACGCTGCGCAGTATCGGAAAACCCATCGGTGATTTTCGAGTCAAGGCCGTGGACGAGGAAGGCAATGAACTGCCGACAGGTGAAACCGGAGAACTGTATTTCAAGGGTGATGCCGTCGTTGCCTCCTATTTCCGTGACGCAGATGAAACCGCCGACGCGTTTCAGGACGGCTGGCTGAAAACGGGCGACATGGGATATATCGACGCACAGGGGTACATCACCCTGATGGGAAGAAAAAAAGAGATGTACCTGCAGGGCGGCTTCAATGTCTATCCCGTGGAAGTGGAAAACCTCCTGACGCGACACCCCAAGGTGATGATGGCGGCCGGCATCGGGGTGCCGGACGCGGTCCTCGGTGAAGTGGGCCGTTTTTACATCGTACCGCAGCCGGGAACCGAACCGACCGAGGAGGAAATTATCGAATACTGCAGGGAAAACCTGGCGGACTACAAGGTGCCCCGGCAGATCGTGTTCAAGGCGGAGCTTCCCTTGACGCCGGTTGGCAAAATCATGAAATCGCAGCTCAAGGAAGAATACGAAAAGGGCGCTTGACTGCCGGCGGACGCAGCGCCCCGTCGACGTTGTTCCGCAAACCGCCGGTATTTGGCTTTTGGCATAAAAACGCGCCGCATTACAAATCCGGCATATCTAAACTCCTTTACCCCAACGCAGGGGCTGTTGGTAGCCTGTTGTAAAAATTTGAATTTGCATTTTGCCCCCGGTTTCAATATTGTCGCATCAATGCAAGACTGGGTGTCATTGACAAATTTCAACCTAAAAGGAAACGCGTAAGGGGCAAAATGAAAACCAACGAATTGCTATACCTTTCCCGGGAGGATGTCGTCAACACCGGCGTCACCATGCCTGCCGTCATCGACGCTTTGGATGTCGCTTTTCAGGAAAAAGGCCGGGGCCACACGGAAATGCCGCCCAAACCAGGCATCCATCCCGGCGGCGACGACAATTTCATTCACGCCATGCCCGCCTATATTCCGGCCCTGAAATCCGCCGGCATCAAGTGGGTCAGTGCCTTCGTCGACAACCTGGATAAGGGCCTGCCCTACATCAGCGGGCTGGTGATTCTGAACGATGACGAAACCGGCATGCCGCTGGCGGTGATGGACGGCACGTGGATGACCGGCATGCGCACCGGGGCGGCCACGGCGCTGTCGGCCCGCCACCTCGCCCGCCGGGATTCCTCCACGGTGGGCGTCCTGGGTTGCGGGGTCCAGGGCCGGACCAACCTGGAGGCCCTGACGGTCCTTTTTCCCGTCAAAACGGTCAAGGCCTACGACACCAACCAGGATGCGGCCAGGAAATATGCCGCAGAAATGTCCATCCGCCTGAAGGTGGATGTCCAGCCGGTGGACTCGCCCCAAAAGGCGCTGACCGCCTGTGACATCGTGGTCACCGCCGGCCCCCTGCTCAAAAAACCCCACGCTACCATTAAGGCGGGATGGCTGGAAGTTGGCGCCTTCGCCTCCCTGGTGGATTTCGACG contains:
- a CDS encoding AMP-binding protein, with translation MNLYGLSESSGAVVLSPWESDFETTLRSIGKPIGDFRVKAVDEEGNELPTGETGELYFKGDAVVASYFRDADETADAFQDGWLKTGDMGYIDAQGYITLMGRKKEMYLQGGFNVYPVEVENLLTRHPKVMMAAGIGVPDAVLGEVGRFYIVPQPGTEPTEEEIIEYCRENLADYKVPRQIVFKAELPLTPVGKIMKSQLKEEYEKGA